A stretch of Lewinella sp. 4G2 DNA encodes these proteins:
- a CDS encoding DNA topoisomerase IV subunit B, translating to MAQSNYTEDNIRSLDWKEHIRIRPGMYIGKLGDGASPDDGIYILLKEVIDNSIDEYVMGFGKEIHIKIEDGVVKVRDFGRGIPLGKVVDVVSKINTGGKYDSKAFKKSVGLNGVGLKATNALSEEFTVYAVREGKLKQADFSFGELIKDHRQTKTKEQNGTFISFRADHGIFKKYKYRSDYIENQLWNYAYLNAGLKLVFNGKTLVSRNGLKDLLERKINEEQRRYPVIHLKADDVEVALTHGNAYGETYFSFVNGQHTTQGGTHLNAFRGAVVEAIQKHFNKSYDRKDVLASIVASVAIKVEEPVFESQTKTKLGSTDMGPGSPTVQTFMKNFMLEHLDNYLHKNPEVAQAMEKRIKQSERERKEIAGIKKLANQRAKKANLHNKKLRDCRVHFNSSNKKHNEETKLASTIFITEGDSASGSITVARDVQSQAVFSLRGKPLNCFNQTKKVVYENEEFNLLQHALNIEDGLEFLRYNRIVIATDADVDGMHIRLLLLTFFLQFFPDMVGAGHLYILETPLFRVRDKKKTFYCYSEQEKQAAIQALRGKPEITRFKGLGEISPNEFKDFIGEDIRLEPVVLGEATDIEQLLSYYMGKNTPARQEFIIDNLRLERDEDLDGNGIADVEELEGEAVAG from the coding sequence ATGGCGCAGTCGAATTACACCGAAGACAATATTCGTTCTCTGGATTGGAAGGAACACATCCGTATCCGGCCGGGCATGTACATCGGTAAACTGGGTGACGGCGCTAGCCCCGACGATGGTATCTACATCCTACTCAAAGAGGTGATTGATAACTCGATCGATGAGTACGTCATGGGCTTCGGTAAAGAGATCCACATCAAAATTGAAGATGGCGTAGTAAAGGTGCGCGACTTTGGCCGGGGCATCCCCCTCGGTAAAGTGGTCGACGTTGTGTCCAAGATCAATACCGGCGGCAAGTATGATTCGAAGGCCTTTAAAAAATCGGTCGGCCTAAACGGCGTTGGTTTGAAGGCGACGAACGCGCTGTCGGAAGAGTTTACCGTCTACGCCGTGCGGGAAGGCAAGCTGAAACAGGCTGACTTCTCCTTTGGGGAATTGATCAAAGATCACCGGCAGACGAAGACAAAAGAGCAAAACGGCACTTTCATCAGTTTCCGGGCGGATCATGGCATCTTTAAAAAATACAAGTACCGCTCGGACTACATCGAGAACCAGCTCTGGAACTACGCTTACCTGAACGCCGGCTTGAAATTGGTCTTCAACGGCAAAACATTGGTGAGCCGGAATGGTCTCAAGGATTTGCTGGAGCGCAAGATCAACGAAGAGCAGCGGCGCTACCCCGTCATCCACCTGAAAGCCGACGACGTAGAGGTCGCCCTGACCCACGGTAATGCTTACGGAGAGACTTACTTCAGTTTCGTCAATGGCCAGCACACCACGCAGGGGGGGACCCACCTCAATGCCTTTCGCGGCGCCGTGGTGGAAGCCATCCAGAAGCACTTCAATAAGAGCTACGACCGGAAGGACGTCCTGGCGAGCATCGTGGCTTCCGTTGCCATCAAAGTGGAGGAACCCGTCTTTGAAAGCCAGACCAAGACCAAACTAGGATCAACGGATATGGGGCCAGGCTCCCCTACGGTACAGACCTTCATGAAGAATTTCATGTTGGAGCACCTGGACAACTACCTGCACAAAAACCCCGAAGTCGCTCAGGCGATGGAGAAGCGCATCAAGCAGTCCGAGCGCGAACGCAAGGAGATTGCCGGCATTAAGAAACTGGCTAACCAACGCGCTAAGAAAGCTAACCTCCACAACAAAAAATTGCGGGATTGTAGGGTCCACTTCAATTCCTCCAATAAGAAACACAACGAGGAAACGAAGCTAGCTTCCACCATTTTCATCACCGAGGGTGATTCTGCGAGCGGATCCATCACCGTGGCGCGCGACGTGCAGAGCCAGGCGGTCTTTTCCCTACGGGGGAAACCACTGAATTGCTTTAACCAGACTAAAAAGGTGGTTTACGAAAATGAGGAATTCAACCTACTTCAGCATGCCCTCAATATTGAGGATGGGCTGGAATTCCTACGTTACAACCGTATCGTGATTGCTACGGACGCCGACGTGGACGGAATGCACATCCGCCTCTTGCTGCTGACTTTCTTTTTGCAGTTCTTCCCCGACATGGTGGGAGCCGGCCACCTATACATTCTGGAAACGCCTCTATTCCGAGTTCGGGATAAGAAAAAGACCTTTTACTGTTACAGCGAGCAGGAAAAACAGGCGGCCATTCAGGCGTTGCGGGGTAAGCCGGAGATCACCCGCTTTAAAGGTTTGGGAGAAATCAGCCCGAATGAGTTCAAGGACTTCATCGGGGAGGATATCCGCCTGGAGCCCGTGGTACTCGGCGAGGCAACCGATATTGAGCAGTTGCTCAGCTATTACATGGGCAAGAACACGCCGGCCCGCCAGGAATTCATTATCGACAACCTCCGCCTAGAACGCGACGAGGATCTGGATGGCAACGGCATTGCCGACGTCGAAGAACTGGAAGGTGAGGCAGTTGCGGGATAG
- the rpsT gene encoding 30S ribosomal protein S20, translated as MANHASSKKRIRQDAKKRLHNRYYKKSARTAIARFRNLEEKDEALKQLPALFSMIDGLAKRRLFHPNKAANLKSGLSVFAQKLA; from the coding sequence ATGGCTAACCACGCATCTTCCAAAAAGCGTATTCGTCAGGACGCTAAAAAGCGCCTTCACAACCGTTACTACAAGAAATCCGCGCGTACGGCAATTGCCCGTTTCCGCAACCTCGAAGAGAAGGATGAAGCCCTCAAGCAGCTTCCCGCTCTTTTCAGCATGATTGATGGCCTGGCTAAGCGCCGCCTCTTTCACCCCAACAAAGCCGCTAACCTGAAGTCTGGCCTGAGCGTTTTCGCTCAGAAGCTCGCCTAA
- a CDS encoding GNAT family N-acetyltransferase produces MTCIAGTLCPPSSRNGGSGQQLPLLTMPGWSLRRVDTPDVLARCDRPAQRADSFWTDPRTLSQLSTQRTGFTTEALLLQSSDSDRSVWLTLQEFVFSAAGNVKHSADGDRSRVDLRRKLLAPFSFKVAALGQLLTSGPYAIDVKGEVPASELADLLAAVSEALLESDSSYAAILIKDCSTSGSLISTTLKKKGFYAMPVDPVMELQIDSTWSSMDDYCQDITSKYRTRYRRARKKFVGLTRRGLTATEVNSRSSLIFELYRETTAGAAYNAANLQADYFGWLASRNQERTGQSGFTGYFYANELIAFTSTIPNGPVLHAHYLGMKEAYKQRYHLYHNILFDLLETAITGKFETLDYGRTALEIKSSVGAVPVDYTCLCKAKSPVLNWMIPFFTPAVYTQPIWQARSPYKNTAL; encoded by the coding sequence ATGACCTGTATCGCCGGTACACTCTGTCCTCCATCTTCAAGGAATGGTGGTAGTGGTCAGCAATTGCCACTGCTGACTATGCCAGGTTGGTCGTTGCGCCGCGTCGATACGCCCGATGTACTTGCGCGTTGTGATCGGCCAGCACAGCGAGCTGACTCCTTTTGGACTGACCCACGTACGCTATCTCAGTTATCCACGCAACGGACGGGTTTTACGACGGAGGCTTTACTACTTCAGTCCAGCGATTCGGATCGTTCCGTATGGTTGACGTTGCAGGAGTTTGTGTTCAGTGCGGCGGGAAACGTAAAACACTCCGCGGATGGAGATCGCTCCCGGGTAGATCTACGGCGAAAGCTGCTGGCTCCCTTCTCGTTTAAGGTAGCGGCATTGGGCCAGCTGTTGACTTCAGGCCCGTACGCAATCGACGTGAAGGGGGAAGTGCCAGCGAGCGAATTGGCGGATTTGCTCGCAGCCGTATCCGAGGCCTTGCTTGAGTCGGACAGTAGCTACGCAGCCATACTCATCAAAGATTGCTCTACATCCGGAAGCCTCATCTCTACAACACTCAAGAAAAAGGGCTTCTACGCGATGCCGGTGGATCCGGTGATGGAATTGCAAATTGATTCCACCTGGAGTTCAATGGACGATTATTGCCAGGACATTACCAGTAAATACCGGACCAGATACCGTCGGGCACGAAAGAAATTCGTGGGGCTCACGCGCCGCGGGTTAACGGCAACGGAAGTCAATTCCCGAAGCTCCCTCATCTTTGAGCTTTACCGAGAGACAACAGCGGGCGCGGCGTACAACGCGGCGAACTTACAAGCGGATTACTTCGGCTGGCTAGCGAGTCGTAATCAAGAACGGACCGGCCAGTCGGGCTTCACCGGTTACTTCTACGCCAATGAATTGATAGCTTTCACCAGTACCATTCCTAACGGACCAGTTTTACACGCCCATTACCTTGGGATGAAGGAAGCCTATAAGCAGCGGTATCACCTATACCATAACATCCTCTTCGATCTTTTAGAAACGGCGATAACAGGCAAATTCGAAACGTTAGATTACGGTCGGACGGCACTAGAAATTAAAAGCTCGGTCGGAGCGGTGCCGGTGGATTACACTTGTCTTTGTAAGGCCAAAAGCCCAGTACTTAACTGGATGATCCCCTTCTTCACTCCAGCGGTCTACACACAACCTATATGGCAAGCGAGGTCACCCTACAAGAACACGGCCCTCTGA
- a CDS encoding electron transfer flavoprotein subunit beta/FixA family protein — protein MKMLVCVSKTPETTTKIKLAGDGSDLDMAGVKYIMNPYDEWYALVRALELKEASGSGSVTLLNVGSADNDSVIRKGLAVGADDAIRVNAEGQGSLFIAKQIAAVAKDGGYDVLFFGKETIDYNGSEVGAMVAELLDIAYVSEASHMEMNGSTATITRDIEGGVEIVEVEAPFAISSAKGLAEQRIPNMRGIMMAKRKPLKVVEPVAAEVATKVTHYDLPAEKSAVKLIEPDNMDELVRLLHEEAKVI, from the coding sequence ATGAAGATGCTCGTTTGCGTCAGCAAGACGCCCGAAACCACCACTAAGATCAAGCTCGCCGGCGATGGCTCCGACCTGGACATGGCCGGCGTCAAGTACATTATGAACCCCTACGATGAGTGGTACGCCCTCGTGCGCGCCCTCGAACTGAAGGAGGCATCTGGCAGTGGCTCTGTTACCCTACTTAACGTAGGCTCCGCCGATAATGACAGCGTGATTCGTAAAGGACTTGCCGTTGGTGCCGACGACGCAATTCGCGTGAACGCCGAAGGCCAGGGCAGCTTATTCATCGCCAAACAAATTGCCGCAGTGGCAAAGGACGGCGGATACGACGTGCTGTTTTTCGGTAAAGAAACCATCGACTACAACGGTTCCGAAGTAGGCGCCATGGTGGCCGAACTGCTCGATATCGCCTACGTCAGTGAAGCTAGCCATATGGAGATGAACGGTTCTACGGCGACCATCACCCGCGATATTGAAGGCGGCGTGGAGATCGTAGAAGTAGAAGCCCCCTTCGCCATCAGCAGTGCCAAAGGCCTGGCCGAGCAACGGATCCCAAACATGCGGGGCATCATGATGGCTAAGCGTAAGCCACTAAAAGTAGTCGAGCCCGTCGCCGCCGAAGTAGCGACGAAGGTGACGCACTACGATCTGCCCGCGGAAAAATCCGCCGTTAAGCTCATCGAGCCGGATAACATGGATGAACTCGTCCGCCTACTGCACGAAGAAGCTAAGGTGATCTAA
- a CDS encoding YpdA family putative bacillithiol disulfide reductase, translating into MQYDLIIIGGGPSGINVAISAQKAGLKHLVLEKGALANSLYNFPVNMTFFSTSLKLEIHNTPFISHGDKPTRAEALEYYRRLIGTHGINLHLYEAVEDMHPATEGGYLVTTNKGEYHTAGVCVATGFYDTPRYLNIPGEDLPKVRHYYDDPHVYIGQKVVVVGAANSACDAALETWRKGADVTMVIRGHEVNSRVKYWIKPDIENRIKEGSIKTYFGSTLKAIRPNEVDIETPDGVVSIPNDFVLAMTGYEPNFELFERLGLEINVDDACKPVLNSETLETNLPNVYMAGVACAGKATSKLFIENTRDHGEIIVGDLSKKLQRVEVE; encoded by the coding sequence ATGCAGTACGATCTGATCATCATCGGTGGAGGCCCCTCGGGCATCAACGTAGCCATCAGCGCGCAAAAGGCTGGGCTGAAACACCTCGTCCTGGAGAAAGGTGCTCTGGCGAATAGCCTGTATAACTTCCCGGTGAACATGACTTTCTTCAGTACTTCGCTGAAACTGGAAATCCACAATACGCCTTTCATTAGCCACGGCGACAAACCGACCCGGGCGGAGGCCCTCGAATATTACCGGCGACTGATCGGTACCCACGGTATCAACCTTCACCTGTATGAAGCCGTCGAGGATATGCACCCCGCTACTGAGGGTGGTTATTTGGTGACGACCAATAAGGGTGAATATCACACGGCGGGCGTCTGCGTAGCGACGGGCTTTTACGATACACCCCGCTATCTCAATATACCAGGGGAGGATCTACCGAAGGTGCGCCACTACTACGATGATCCTCACGTATACATCGGCCAAAAAGTAGTAGTAGTCGGCGCCGCTAACTCTGCTTGCGATGCCGCCCTGGAAACCTGGCGGAAGGGCGCCGACGTCACCATGGTCATCCGTGGTCACGAGGTGAACAGCCGCGTGAAGTACTGGATCAAACCAGACATTGAAAATCGTATAAAAGAGGGTTCCATCAAAACCTACTTCGGTTCCACCCTTAAGGCCATCCGCCCGAATGAAGTGGATATTGAAACGCCGGATGGTGTGGTAAGCATTCCGAACGATTTCGTACTGGCCATGACGGGCTACGAACCCAATTTTGAGCTATTCGAGCGTTTGGGTCTGGAGATCAACGTAGATGATGCTTGCAAGCCCGTCCTGAATTCTGAGACTTTGGAAACCAATCTCCCCAACGTCTACATGGCCGGGGTAGCCTGCGCGGGGAAAGCAACGAGTAAACTCTTCATCGAAAATACTCGCGACCACGGTGAGATCATCGTAGGAGACCTAAGCAAAAAACTTCAGCGGGTAGAAGTAGAATAA
- a CDS encoding universal stress protein has translation MITKILIPIDFSPGAEAALMYGEALAASIGAEAVKIIHVFTPQTASADAITAVPVAELMDEADENMNQFLATVPNPTGSTRQGELMLGFAADRIVKESEDYDLVVLGANGNTDLLEEVFGSVASTVVDKATCPVILVPQGGVFQNYKNILYASNNLSLSRRAVMNFREFNDLFHARVHFVHVKEEDDEGEVDRQAIFSKLFSTPDPNFSFDIREVEAKTVQDGLVAYLEKHPIELAVMVTKRRGFWSQLFHKSDTKQMILHPRTPVMVLHVEG, from the coding sequence ATGATTACAAAGATTTTGATCCCCATTGATTTTAGCCCCGGAGCAGAGGCTGCTTTGATGTACGGAGAGGCACTCGCTGCTTCCATTGGTGCCGAAGCGGTAAAGATCATCCATGTCTTCACGCCCCAAACGGCAAGTGCGGATGCCATTACTGCCGTTCCCGTAGCGGAATTGATGGATGAGGCCGACGAAAATATGAATCAGTTCCTCGCAACCGTGCCTAACCCTACGGGCAGCACCCGCCAGGGAGAATTGATGCTAGGCTTTGCTGCCGACCGCATCGTAAAGGAGAGTGAGGATTACGATCTCGTCGTCCTGGGGGCGAACGGGAATACGGACTTACTAGAGGAAGTATTCGGCTCCGTCGCCTCCACCGTTGTCGACAAAGCTACCTGCCCGGTAATTCTCGTGCCCCAGGGCGGAGTCTTCCAGAACTATAAGAACATCCTCTACGCCAGTAACAACCTCTCCCTGAGCCGGAGAGCCGTGATGAACTTCCGGGAGTTCAACGATTTGTTTCACGCCCGGGTCCATTTTGTACACGTTAAGGAGGAGGATGACGAAGGTGAAGTTGATCGCCAGGCGATCTTCTCCAAACTCTTTTCGACGCCCGACCCAAATTTTTCTTTCGACATCCGCGAGGTCGAAGCCAAAACCGTGCAGGATGGCCTGGTTGCCTATCTGGAAAAGCACCCCATCGAGCTAGCCGTAATGGTTACGAAACGCCGTGGCTTTTGGAGCCAACTCTTCCACAAAAGTGATACGAAGCAAATGATCCTTCACCCGCGCACGCCGGTGATGGTCCTGCACGTGGAAGGTTGA
- a CDS encoding VOC family protein, with protein sequence MNLNQVTVPTRDVERSIGFYETLGLELIVKALPHYARFHCPDGNATFSLHQVEDLPAGEGIYVYFECEDLDNHVSRLMEKGIHFEHGPVDQRWNWREARLKDPDGNQLILFWGGEDRINPPWRIS encoded by the coding sequence ATGAATTTAAATCAGGTGACCGTCCCCACCAGGGACGTTGAACGCTCCATTGGCTTCTACGAAACACTGGGGCTGGAACTGATCGTGAAGGCACTACCTCATTACGCCCGTTTCCATTGTCCGGATGGTAATGCTACGTTCTCCCTGCACCAGGTAGAAGATTTACCCGCCGGAGAAGGTATTTACGTCTACTTTGAATGTGAGGACTTGGACAACCACGTCAGCCGTCTGATGGAGAAAGGGATTCACTTTGAGCACGGCCCGGTTGACCAACGGTGGAATTGGCGGGAGGCCCGCTTGAAGGATCCGGATGGCAACCAATTAATTCTCTTTTGGGGTGGGGAAGACCGCATTAATCCGCCCTGGAGGATTAGTTAA
- a CDS encoding electron transfer flavoprotein subunit alpha/FixB family protein — protein sequence MVLVFAEAVNGNFKKAAHEAVTYGTKTAAALGTDCVALTIGSVNDAGNLGRFGATKVYNVPGVDSFDSGVYTAAIAGTAQQLGAKTIILMHSSTGKSILGRLAARLDAGSAPGVNSVPTVDGSFKVRKAVFSGKAFAEVEITTDYKVISVAGNSIPVEETGSALTVETLNLDLPASRTKVLETKRASGRTPLPEAELVVSGGRGLKGPENWGVLEDLADALGATTACSRPVADVDWRPHHEHVGQTGVAIRPNLYIAAGISGAIQHLAGVNSSKTIVVINKDPEAPFFKAADYGVVGDLFEVLPKLTEAIKAHKAG from the coding sequence ATGGTTCTCGTATTTGCCGAAGCCGTCAACGGAAATTTCAAGAAAGCCGCTCACGAAGCCGTCACGTACGGTACTAAAACCGCTGCCGCACTCGGAACGGATTGCGTAGCCCTGACCATCGGTTCGGTTAATGACGCCGGTAATCTGGGTCGCTTTGGCGCCACTAAAGTTTACAACGTACCCGGTGTAGATAGCTTTGACAGTGGTGTCTACACCGCCGCAATCGCTGGAACTGCCCAGCAGTTAGGTGCCAAAACGATCATTCTAATGCACTCCAGCACCGGCAAGAGTATTCTCGGTCGACTCGCCGCCCGGCTCGATGCTGGCTCCGCCCCCGGCGTGAATAGTGTGCCTACTGTGGATGGCAGTTTTAAAGTACGCAAGGCCGTTTTCTCCGGAAAAGCCTTCGCCGAAGTGGAAATCACCACCGATTACAAAGTGATCAGCGTTGCGGGTAACTCCATTCCCGTGGAAGAAACGGGTTCCGCCCTCACTGTTGAAACGCTGAACTTGGACCTACCGGCCTCCCGCACTAAAGTCCTGGAGACCAAGCGTGCTTCCGGCCGCACCCCGCTGCCCGAAGCGGAATTGGTGGTATCCGGAGGCCGCGGCCTCAAAGGGCCCGAGAACTGGGGCGTACTGGAAGACCTCGCGGATGCACTTGGTGCTACGACGGCTTGTAGCCGCCCCGTGGCGGACGTCGACTGGCGCCCCCACCACGAGCACGTTGGGCAAACGGGTGTTGCTATTCGCCCAAATCTTTACATCGCTGCCGGCATTAGTGGTGCTATTCAGCACCTCGCCGGCGTCAATAGTTCGAAGACAATTGTGGTGATCAACAAGGACCCCGAAGCGCCTTTCTTCAAGGCGGCCGATTACGGTGTAGTAGGTGACCTTTTCGAAGTACTGCCCAAGCTTACGGAGGCCATCAAGGCACACAAAGCCGGGTAA
- a CDS encoding Ig-like domain-containing protein: protein MFLRRFLVLFTLLVGGVFATLNAQSEVLVTVTNEPVSINFLSQYAPSLGQSPQHGEVTMVEDPIFNYTLTYTPDEDYVGLDQFLLISQPFGFNVQFTNYRVEVRKADIRALHDQAVTTAGQPVMIPVLDNDFSNVGGIELTAVPVANAGTAEIVGDQVRFTPEPDFTGLADINYVICTNGETCDLGTITVSVAGAAAGAGQRDTVRVFTKKNEPQLIFADPAATPLTGPSHGAMIDSAGLMAYAPNEDFTGDETLVYQDAAGNTTVFEVTVLDLVDDQFTAEDRAYTPVDAPITFNVLHNDVYTVFADCVVYGAPRYGTITETNLRGEVIYTPPTGWSGVDRFTYSSKAPGCNGEPELQTAYVFVSDYAPEDGLQVLTLPAGSSLPITYDVPNGAASWSINSSPSYGSLIVDAQNGGLIYTARATAAGQTDNFNVTYCLNADAGGNCAVSKVIPVAVQITAGTAQNCNTAECIWPGDVNNDGVVNVGDLLPIGRAMGKSGTPRLSGDATAWGGQTSEDWGQTLEGLDLKYADANGDQIISALDTQVVIANLGKAHRLTAKAQTFTTFELSIIGPAEAEPGDLILLDIVAGTENVVVEDIYGFIFPFVYDPAALEPNSITLDFDESSWAGYGSPVISLSTNDEVAGILNMGMSRTNGRATSGWGPLGQFSSVVVEDIYGFYGSDDTDGGAGATGNDIELSFGGGTGMVTNQAGLEAAVRVNPTTVRIVNNSEDLGERDASDANAYLDGKLLTFPNPTSDRITVHLNGQQRFTALRLTDLTGRTVTNLKGLDTNHQILDLHQLSRGVYTLTVTTKDGVVNRLIQVQ, encoded by the coding sequence ATGTTTTTACGTCGTTTCCTGGTCCTGTTTACCCTGCTTGTGGGTGGCGTTTTCGCCACCCTGAACGCACAAAGCGAGGTGCTGGTGACGGTTACGAATGAACCGGTTAGCATCAACTTTCTTTCGCAGTACGCTCCTTCGCTGGGGCAATCCCCCCAGCACGGAGAGGTCACGATGGTGGAAGACCCCATTTTCAACTACACGCTCACCTACACGCCGGACGAAGATTACGTGGGGCTCGATCAATTCCTCCTCATCTCTCAGCCCTTTGGCTTCAACGTGCAGTTCACCAATTACCGGGTGGAAGTGCGCAAAGCCGATATCCGGGCCCTTCACGATCAAGCCGTTACCACGGCTGGCCAGCCAGTCATGATCCCCGTGTTGGACAATGATTTCAGTAACGTTGGTGGCATTGAACTGACGGCCGTCCCAGTGGCCAACGCCGGTACCGCGGAGATCGTAGGGGACCAAGTTCGTTTTACTCCAGAACCAGATTTTACCGGTCTGGCCGACATCAACTACGTCATCTGTACCAACGGTGAAACCTGTGATTTAGGAACCATTACGGTTTCCGTTGCGGGCGCTGCCGCAGGTGCCGGGCAAAGGGACACGGTACGGGTCTTCACCAAAAAGAACGAACCCCAGCTGATTTTTGCTGACCCTGCAGCCACACCGCTAACGGGACCTAGCCACGGCGCCATGATCGATTCGGCCGGCCTGATGGCCTACGCGCCAAACGAAGACTTCACGGGTGACGAAACGCTGGTATACCAAGACGCCGCCGGGAACACCACCGTATTTGAAGTCACCGTACTCGATCTGGTGGACGACCAATTTACCGCCGAAGATCGCGCCTATACCCCGGTGGATGCGCCCATCACCTTCAACGTCCTGCACAACGACGTGTATACCGTCTTTGCCGACTGCGTAGTTTACGGGGCGCCACGGTACGGTACAATCACCGAAACGAACCTGCGTGGTGAGGTCATCTATACACCACCTACGGGCTGGTCCGGTGTAGATCGTTTTACTTACTCCTCGAAAGCACCGGGCTGCAACGGTGAACCGGAACTCCAGACCGCCTACGTATTTGTCTCAGACTACGCTCCGGAAGATGGCCTCCAAGTGTTGACGCTCCCCGCAGGCAGCTCACTACCCATCACCTACGATGTGCCTAACGGCGCTGCCTCCTGGTCAATCAACTCATCGCCTAGCTACGGATCCCTCATCGTGGATGCGCAGAACGGTGGGCTCATCTACACCGCCCGCGCGACGGCTGCAGGCCAGACGGATAACTTTAACGTTACCTACTGCCTGAATGCGGATGCTGGAGGAAATTGCGCCGTCTCAAAAGTGATCCCGGTTGCCGTGCAGATCACTGCGGGCACGGCTCAGAATTGTAATACGGCCGAATGCATTTGGCCGGGCGACGTTAATAACGATGGCGTCGTCAACGTTGGGGATCTTCTCCCCATCGGCCGCGCTATGGGCAAATCCGGTACGCCTCGTCTTAGTGGAGACGCTACCGCCTGGGGCGGCCAAACCTCGGAAGACTGGGGCCAAACCCTGGAAGGTCTGGACTTGAAATATGCTGACGCCAACGGCGACCAAATCATCAGCGCTCTCGATACTCAAGTGGTTATTGCTAACCTAGGGAAGGCACACCGGCTGACGGCAAAAGCCCAGACCTTTACCACCTTTGAATTGAGCATCATCGGCCCGGCGGAAGCTGAGCCGGGCGACCTGATCCTACTCGACATCGTCGCCGGTACGGAAAACGTGGTGGTGGAAGATATTTACGGCTTCATATTTCCCTTCGTGTACGACCCGGCGGCACTCGAACCCAATTCTATTACCCTGGATTTTGATGAGTCCAGCTGGGCGGGCTACGGAAGCCCGGTCATCAGCCTTTCAACGAACGACGAAGTAGCTGGAATCCTTAACATGGGTATGTCCCGCACGAATGGACGAGCGACAAGCGGCTGGGGCCCTCTCGGGCAATTCTCCTCCGTTGTGGTAGAAGACATCTACGGTTTCTACGGCAGCGATGACACTGACGGTGGGGCAGGGGCTACGGGGAATGATATCGAATTGTCTTTCGGTGGTGGCACTGGAATGGTTACCAATCAAGCCGGTTTAGAAGCTGCCGTACGCGTCAATCCCACTACGGTGCGGATCGTCAACAATAGCGAGGACTTGGGTGAGCGCGATGCCAGCGATGCCAATGCTTACCTCGACGGCAAATTATTGACCTTCCCCAACCCGACGTCGGATCGGATCACTGTACACCTAAACGGTCAACAGCGCTTCACTGCCCTTCGCCTAACGGACCTGACCGGCCGTACGGTTACTAATCTAAAAGGGCTAGATACCAACCATCAGATACTGGACCTCCACCAACTGTCTCGTGGCGTGTATACCCTAACGGTCACGACTAAAGATGGAGTTGTGAATCGGCTCATTCAGGTCCAATAG